One segment of Panicum virgatum strain AP13 chromosome 1K, P.virgatum_v5, whole genome shotgun sequence DNA contains the following:
- the LOC120703763 gene encoding mitochondrial fission protein ELM1-like isoform X1: MRPIRLPEPPGVDGMKTPEIFSGGFGGAATVVRRAVLIGNGSPGAENQCLGLARALGLADNLTLYRVTRPRGGINEWLHFLPISLHKFVDQVLRQFFRNTRFAIVVQGRKPYRVPNAGSVGLSTVLEADVKKIVTVARDTYEKEGPTLVVACGWDTISYSSLIKKVASDNVFVIQIQHPRSRLDRFDLVVTPRHDYYVLTASGQQQVPRLFRRWITPQEPPGSNVVLTVGALHQADSAALRLAAIAWHNELAPLPKPLLVVNIGGPTRNCKYGVDLAKQLISSLYNVLDSCGSVRISFSRRTPWKVTDIVCKEFAGHPKVYIWDGEGIPRRLALSCSAFILFAQIVKLVTLSHSLCAEPNPHMGHLAWADAFVITADSISMLSEACSTGKPVYVIGAEHCKWKFSAFHKTLRERGVVRPFTGLEDISNSWSYAPLNDAIEVATRVREVIAERGWTV; encoded by the exons ATGCGGCCGATCCGGCTGCCCGAGCCGCCGGGCGTCGACGGCATGAAGACGCCCGAGATCTTCTCCGGCGgcttcggcggcgccgccaccgtcgtccgccgcgccgtcctCATCGGCAACGGCTCCCCCGGCGCCGAGAACCAGTGCCTCGGCCTCGCCCGCGCCCTCGGCCTCGCCGACAACCTCACCCTCTAC CGTGTCACGAGGCCGAGGGGAGGGATCAACGAGTGGCTGCACTTTCTCCCCATTTCCCTGCACAAGTTTGTAGACCAAGTGCTCAGGCAGTTCTTCCGCAACACGAGGTTCGCGATAGTGGTTCAGGGGAGGAAGCCCTATCGTGTCCCGAATGCCGGTTCAGTTGGCTTGTCCACTGTTCTGGAAGCTGACGTCAAGAAGATTGTGACCGTGGCTCGTGATACATATGAGAA GGAAGGTCCAACATTAGTTGTTGCATGTGGCTGGGACACCATATCATATTCAAGCTTGATAAAGAAAGTAGCTTCAGATAATGTGTTTGTCATTCAG ATCCAGCACCCCAGATCTCGCCTTGATAGGTTCGATTTGGTGGTGACTCCTCGCCATGATTACTATGTTTTAACTGCTAGTGGACAACAACAAGTTCCACGTCTATTCCGGAGATGGATTACTCCGCAGGAACCACCCGGGAGCAATGTG GTGCTTACTGTTGGTGCACTACACCAAGCTGATTCTGCTGCGCTACGGCTTGCTGCTATAGCCTGGCATAATGAACTTGCCCCTTTGCCTAAGCCTTTGCTTGTTGTCAACATCGGTGGACCCACAA GGAATTGCAAATATGGTGTAGACCTTGCCAAACAGCTCATAAGTTCTCTGTATAATGTGCTAGACAGCTGTGGGAGTGTCAGAATTTCATTCTCTAGGAGAACACCGTGGAAG GTCACTGATATTGTATGTAAAGAATTTGCTGGACATCCGAAGGTGTATATTTGGGATGGTGAAGGTATACCCAGAAGACTAGCACTAAGCTGTTCAGCGTTTATACTTTTTGCTCAAATTGTTAAACTTGtgactctctctcactctctttgTGCAGAACCTAACCCTCACATGGGACATCTTGCATGGGCTGATGCTTTTGTTATAACAGCAGACTCGATAAGTATGTTAAGTGAGGCATGCAGCACAGG GAAACCTGTTTATGTTATTGGGGCCGAGCATTGTAAATGGAAGTTTTCAGCATTTCACAAGACTCTGCGGGAGCGAGGGGTTGTCCGCCCATTCACTGGATTGGAAGAT ATTTCAAATAGCTGGAGCTACGCTCCCCTAAATGATGCCATTGAAGTAGCTACTCGTGTGCGTGAAGTGATTGCAGAACGAGGGTGGACAGTGTGA
- the LOC120703772 gene encoding probable F-box protein At2g36090, with amino-acid sequence MAMTTAAAAAAATTTLEDLPADVLACALRRLDGRSLAAASCATAGLRALAADPDTWRALCLARWSSLLQLQARLGLLLDSQRLFADAFPFPSLLADNLAGAEAPGDALQRRLPAELVSAVDVYHRGAALLSRAVETPASSSWFLSSPFRVDAVECGRSPAAPAGGARGVPPAELELSWVVVDPRAGRAVNVSSRRPVAVDRHWYTGEALVRYAVVLGGCKLEATVTCAEDAGSIREISLAAEDADGAALSGEGALRLLAAAMAGPRKGGEDQEEAAKRGYEEFVRSKRGRKESKARKEVLVDLCCSAVSAVAVLSFIAAVVLR; translated from the coding sequence ATGGCGAtgacgaccgccgccgccgccgccgccgccaccaccaccttgGAGGACCTCCCCGCCGACGTGCTGGCCTGCGCGCTGCGCCGCCTCGACGGCCgctccctggccgccgccagctgCGCCACCGCGGGGCTCCgggcgctcgccgccgacccGGACACGTGGCGCGCGCTCTGCCTCGCGCGCTGGTCCTCCCTGCTGCAGCTGCAagcccgcctcggcctcctcctcgactcGCAGCGCCTCttcgccgacgccttcccgttCCCCTCCCTACTGGCGGACAACCTCGCGGGAGCCGAGGCGCCTGGTGACGCGCTCCAGCGGCGGCTCCCCGCCGAGCTCGTCTCGGCCGTGGACGTCTACcaccgcggcgcggcgctgctCTCCCGCGCCGTGGAGACCCCCGCGTCGTCGTCCTGGTTCCTCAGCTCGCCGTTCCGCGTCGACGCCGTGGAGTGCGGGaggagccccgccgcgcccgccggcggcgcccgcggcgtgccccccgcggagctcgagctcagcTGGGTCGTGGTCGacccccgcgccggccgcgcggTCAACGTGTCCAGCCGCCGCCCCGTGGCCGTCGACAGGCACTGGTACACGGGCGAGGCGCTGGTGCGCTACGCGGTGGTGCTTGGCGGCTGCAAGCTCGAGGCCACCGTCACCTGCGCCGAGGACGCCGGGAGCATCAGGGAGATCAGCCTGGCGGCCGAGGACGCCGACggcgcggccctcagcggcgagggcgccctgcggctcctcgcggcggcgatggcggggccCAGGAAGGGAGGGGAGGACCAGGAGGAGGCGGCCAAGCGGGGGTACGAGGAGTTCGTGAGGAGCAAGAGGGGCAGGAAGGAGTCCAAGGCCAGGAAGGAGGTGCTCGTCGACCTCTGCTGCTCCGCCGTCAGCGCCGTCGCCGTTCTCAGCTTCATCGCCGCCGTCGTGCTCCGGTAG
- the LOC120656719 gene encoding atherin-like: MAPRRVLPELVGALLLVLAARGEAGAPRLRGSVACLDCSAGHDLSGVVVAVRCAGGAGLLRAAQTDARGAFDVAMPAAAAVPPSSSSSATPCAARVLGAATEQLCAPRGLAVARVVPGPSYALGSPLAFFTARCRPASASGGSAVAPTTTDAAPDQQRQRVPPPAQPALPEMQAPVGAPPRAGGDTSPPPFGVGGGLPLIFFFPFIPIIGIP; this comes from the exons ATGGCTCCTCGCCGCGTCCTCCCCGAGCTCGTCGGGGCCCTCCTCCTCGTTCTcgccgcgcgcggcgaggccgggGCGCCCCGCCTCCGCGGCTCCGTCGCCTGCCTCGACTGCTCCGCGGGGCACGACCTCTCTG GTGTGGTGGTCGCGGTGAgatgcgccggcggcgcgggcctccTCCGCGCGGCGCAGACGGACGCCCGCGGCGCGTTCGACGTGgccatgccggcggcggcggcggtgccgccgTCGTCATCCAGCTCGGCCACGCCGTGCGCGGCGAGGGTCCTCGGCGCCGCCACGGAGCAGCTCTGCGCGCCGCGGGGGCTCGCGGTGGCGCGCGTCGTCCCGGGCCCCTCCTACGCGCTGGGCTCCCCCCTCGCCTTCTTCACGGCGAGGTGCCGTCCAGCTAGCGCTAGCGGCGGCTCGGCTGTCGCGCCGACGACCACGGACGCCGCCCCTgaccagcagcggcagcgggtgccgccgccggcacagcCCGCGCTCCCGGAGATGCAGGCCCCGGTGGGcgctcccccgcgcgccggtgGCGACACCAGCCCGCCGCCGTTCGGCGTTGGAGGAGGGCTGcctctcatcttcttcttcccgtTCATCCCCATCATCGGCATCCCCTGA
- the LOC120703763 gene encoding mitochondrial fission protein ELM1-like isoform X2, with translation MRPIRLPEPPGVDGMKTPEIFSGGFGGAATVVRRAVLIGNGSPGAENQCLGLARALGLADNLTLYRVTRPRGGINEWLHFLPISLHKFVDQVLRQFFRNTRFAIVVQGRKPYRVPNAGSVGLSTVLEADVKKIVTVARDTYEKEGPTLVVACGWDTISYSSLIKKVASDNVFVIQIQHPRSRLDRFDLVVTPRHDYYVLTASGQQQVPRLFRRWITPQEPPGSNVVLTVGALHQADSAALRLAAIAWHNELAPLPKPLLVVNIGGPTRNCKYGVDLAKQLISSLYNVLDSCGSVRISFSRRTPWKVTDIVCKEFAGHPKVYIWDGEEPNPHMGHLAWADAFVITADSISMLSEACSTGKPVYVIGAEHCKWKFSAFHKTLRERGVVRPFTGLEDISNSWSYAPLNDAIEVATRVREVIAERGWTV, from the exons ATGCGGCCGATCCGGCTGCCCGAGCCGCCGGGCGTCGACGGCATGAAGACGCCCGAGATCTTCTCCGGCGgcttcggcggcgccgccaccgtcgtccgccgcgccgtcctCATCGGCAACGGCTCCCCCGGCGCCGAGAACCAGTGCCTCGGCCTCGCCCGCGCCCTCGGCCTCGCCGACAACCTCACCCTCTAC CGTGTCACGAGGCCGAGGGGAGGGATCAACGAGTGGCTGCACTTTCTCCCCATTTCCCTGCACAAGTTTGTAGACCAAGTGCTCAGGCAGTTCTTCCGCAACACGAGGTTCGCGATAGTGGTTCAGGGGAGGAAGCCCTATCGTGTCCCGAATGCCGGTTCAGTTGGCTTGTCCACTGTTCTGGAAGCTGACGTCAAGAAGATTGTGACCGTGGCTCGTGATACATATGAGAA GGAAGGTCCAACATTAGTTGTTGCATGTGGCTGGGACACCATATCATATTCAAGCTTGATAAAGAAAGTAGCTTCAGATAATGTGTTTGTCATTCAG ATCCAGCACCCCAGATCTCGCCTTGATAGGTTCGATTTGGTGGTGACTCCTCGCCATGATTACTATGTTTTAACTGCTAGTGGACAACAACAAGTTCCACGTCTATTCCGGAGATGGATTACTCCGCAGGAACCACCCGGGAGCAATGTG GTGCTTACTGTTGGTGCACTACACCAAGCTGATTCTGCTGCGCTACGGCTTGCTGCTATAGCCTGGCATAATGAACTTGCCCCTTTGCCTAAGCCTTTGCTTGTTGTCAACATCGGTGGACCCACAA GGAATTGCAAATATGGTGTAGACCTTGCCAAACAGCTCATAAGTTCTCTGTATAATGTGCTAGACAGCTGTGGGAGTGTCAGAATTTCATTCTCTAGGAGAACACCGTGGAAG GTCACTGATATTGTATGTAAAGAATTTGCTGGACATCCGAAGGTGTATATTTGGGATGGTGAAG AACCTAACCCTCACATGGGACATCTTGCATGGGCTGATGCTTTTGTTATAACAGCAGACTCGATAAGTATGTTAAGTGAGGCATGCAGCACAGG GAAACCTGTTTATGTTATTGGGGCCGAGCATTGTAAATGGAAGTTTTCAGCATTTCACAAGACTCTGCGGGAGCGAGGGGTTGTCCGCCCATTCACTGGATTGGAAGAT ATTTCAAATAGCTGGAGCTACGCTCCCCTAAATGATGCCATTGAAGTAGCTACTCGTGTGCGTGAAGTGATTGCAGAACGAGGGTGGACAGTGTGA
- the LOC120703752 gene encoding cysteine and histidine-rich domain-containing protein RAR1-like isoform X2 yields MSTTTEAAKSAAAAPVRCQRIGCEAMFTDDNNPEGSCQYHPSPLFHDGMKEWSCCKQRSHDFSLFLAIPGCTTGKHTTEKPVTKAVSANRPKATPVQSSKQTVGADACARCRQGFFCSDHGSQPKVQKPAANDDTSKEPVEKSLVPPPKKRIDINEPRTCKNKGCGKSYKEKDNHDSACDYHPGPAVFHDRMRGWKCCNVHVKEFDEFMEIPPCTKGWHNADAV; encoded by the exons ATGTCGACGACGACCGAGGCGGCgaagagcgccgccgccgcgcccgtgcGGTGCCAGCGGATCGGCTGCGAAGCCATGTTCACCGACGACAACAACCCCGAAGGCTCCTGCCAGTACCACCCCTCC CCTTTATTTCATGATGGCATGAAAGAGTGGAGCTGCTGCAAGCAACGAAGCCATGATTTTAGCTTATTTTTGGCGATACCAGG ATGCACAACAGGGAAGCACACGACTGAAAAACCAGTCACAAAAGCTGTTTCTGCAAACCGTCCAAAGGCAACACCAGTCCAGTCTTCTAAGCAGACTGTAGGAGCCGATGCCTGCGCAAGGTGCCGTCAGGGTTTCTTTTGTTCTGACCATG GATCACAGCCAAAGGTACAAAAACCAGCTGCTAACGATGATACAAGCAAGGAACCTGTTGAAAAATCCTTGGTTCCACCTCCCAAGAAAAGGATCGATATAAATGAACCGCGAACATGTAAAAATAAAGGATGCGGTAAATCCTACAAGGAGAAGGATAACCATGATTCTGCGTGTGATTACCATCCAGGTCCTGCAGTTTTCCATGACAGGATGAGAGGG TggaaatgttgcaatgttcatGTCAAGGAGTTTGATGAATTTATGGAGATACCTCCATGCACCAAGGGCTGGCATAACGCAGATGCTGTGTGA
- the LOC120703752 gene encoding cysteine and histidine-rich domain-containing protein RAR1-like isoform X1 has protein sequence MSTTTEAAKSAAAAPVRCQRIGCEAMFTDDNNPEGSCQYHPSAPLFHDGMKEWSCCKQRSHDFSLFLAIPGCTTGKHTTEKPVTKAVSANRPKATPVQSSKQTVGADACARCRQGFFCSDHGSQPKVQKPAANDDTSKEPVEKSLVPPPKKRIDINEPRTCKNKGCGKSYKEKDNHDSACDYHPGPAVFHDRMRGWKCCNVHVKEFDEFMEIPPCTKGWHNADAV, from the exons ATGTCGACGACGACCGAGGCGGCgaagagcgccgccgccgcgcccgtgcGGTGCCAGCGGATCGGCTGCGAAGCCATGTTCACCGACGACAACAACCCCGAAGGCTCCTGCCAGTACCACCCCTCC GCA CCTTTATTTCATGATGGCATGAAAGAGTGGAGCTGCTGCAAGCAACGAAGCCATGATTTTAGCTTATTTTTGGCGATACCAGG ATGCACAACAGGGAAGCACACGACTGAAAAACCAGTCACAAAAGCTGTTTCTGCAAACCGTCCAAAGGCAACACCAGTCCAGTCTTCTAAGCAGACTGTAGGAGCCGATGCCTGCGCAAGGTGCCGTCAGGGTTTCTTTTGTTCTGACCATG GATCACAGCCAAAGGTACAAAAACCAGCTGCTAACGATGATACAAGCAAGGAACCTGTTGAAAAATCCTTGGTTCCACCTCCCAAGAAAAGGATCGATATAAATGAACCGCGAACATGTAAAAATAAAGGATGCGGTAAATCCTACAAGGAGAAGGATAACCATGATTCTGCGTGTGATTACCATCCAGGTCCTGCAGTTTTCCATGACAGGATGAGAGGG TggaaatgttgcaatgttcatGTCAAGGAGTTTGATGAATTTATGGAGATACCTCCATGCACCAAGGGCTGGCATAACGCAGATGCTGTGTGA